In a single window of the Bacillus mycoides genome:
- a CDS encoding Ger(x)C family spore germination C-terminal domain-containing protein yields MKKDKGELVALIMIQLNHDLNDLIHKVQRQKLDPFGFGDYARTFQYEHWKKSKMNGRIHFQKQVLK; encoded by the coding sequence ATGAAGAAAGATAAAGGGGAACTAGTTGCACTTATTATGATACAGCTAAATCATGATTTAAATGATCTAATTCATAAAGTACAAAGGCAGAAGCTAGATCCATTTGGATTTGGTGACTATGCACGTACTTTTCAATATGAGCATTGGAAAAAGTCGAAAATGAATGGCCGAATACATTTTCAGAAGCAAGTATTAAAGTAA